The proteins below are encoded in one region of Euzebyales bacterium:
- a CDS encoding LLM class flavin-dependent oxidoreductase, which translates to MTDSSVTGRTAGIGFALPGVLRVDAAAALGLLERTVDAGFDPVMFTEVCGFHAPALASALAARRPGVRLGTAIMPLGSRTEPTMAMAATTVAQIAGAPFLLGVGTSSPQIVGDWHGRAHDPRLDTTRVRLETLRAVLDGLPRGSFRLPVPAGADVRVLLAALGPNMAALALQAADGVVLNHTPPETVVDAPDGVDVLAFVWTAATPDGDARVRRDLTSYAMAAPYARHYRRLGFGDVVDRVHRLHAEGRLREAPAMLPAGMVAALYTGQDDLAVRCRAYRRAGALPVVVPVTGDDPLGDIRRLIDGRAWES; encoded by the coding sequence ATGACGGACAGCAGCGTGACCGGCCGCACCGCGGGTATCGGGTTCGCGCTCCCCGGCGTGCTGCGCGTCGATGCGGCCGCGGCGCTCGGGTTGCTCGAACGGACCGTCGACGCCGGGTTCGACCCGGTCATGTTCACCGAGGTCTGCGGGTTCCACGCGCCCGCGCTGGCGTCGGCGCTGGCGGCCAGGCGACCCGGCGTCCGTCTCGGCACAGCGATCATGCCGTTGGGCTCACGCACCGAGCCGACCATGGCGATGGCCGCGACGACCGTTGCGCAGATCGCGGGTGCACCGTTTCTGCTGGGCGTCGGGACGTCATCGCCCCAGATCGTGGGCGACTGGCACGGACGCGCCCACGACCCGCGCCTCGACACCACAAGGGTGCGGCTCGAGACGCTGCGGGCCGTGCTGGACGGCCTGCCGCGCGGATCGTTCCGCCTGCCGGTCCCGGCCGGGGCGGATGTCCGCGTCCTTCTTGCGGCGCTCGGACCGAACATGGCGGCGCTGGCGCTGCAGGCGGCCGACGGTGTCGTCCTCAACCACACACCCCCGGAGACCGTCGTCGACGCCCCCGACGGCGTGGACGTGCTCGCGTTCGTGTGGACCGCGGCGACGCCCGACGGCGACGCCCGGGTGCGGCGCGACCTGACATCGTATGCGATGGCCGCGCCGTACGCGCGCCACTACCGCCGGCTGGGGTTCGGCGACGTGGTCGACCGGGTCCACCGACTCCATGCCGAGGGCAGGCTGCGGGAGGCGCCAGCCATGCTGCCCGCCGGCATGGTCGCCGCCCTCTACACCGGCCAGGACGACCTGGCGGTTCGCTGCCGCGCCTACCGCCGTGCCGGCGCGCTGCCGGTGGTCGTGCCGGTGACCGGCGACGACCCGCTCGGTGACATCCGCCGCCTGATCGACGGGCGGGCCTGGGAAAGCTGA